A single region of the Lates calcarifer isolate ASB-BC8 linkage group LG16_LG22, TLL_Latcal_v3, whole genome shotgun sequence genome encodes:
- the LOC108896224 gene encoding LOW QUALITY PROTEIN: girdin (The sequence of the model RefSeq protein was modified relative to this genomic sequence to represent the inferred CDS: deleted 1 base in 1 codon) — protein sequence MESEVFTPLLEQFMLTPLVCWVKTVGQLAVTDGTKLSEYIELVDGIYLNEIMLEINPKATVQRTNKKVNNDPTLRIQNLSILIRQIKAYYQENLQQLVMMPLPNVLVLGRNPLSEQGLEEMKKLLLLLLGCAVQCEKKEEYIERIQTLDFDSKAAIASHIQEVTHNQENVVDLQWLESGEMPPEDLDSLSRNLAFHLKRLVDERDIQLETIVELTQERDCVQLSPLAPCPTQSPGDSPSMRRTESRQHLSVELADAKAKIRRLRQELEEKSEQLLDTRQELENMEVELKRLQQESYQLLSDARSARAYRDELDALREKAIRVDKLESELSRYKERLHDIEFYKARVEELKEDNQVLLETKTMLEEQLDASRTRSDKLHLLEKENLQLKSKIHDLEMERDLDRKRMEELLEENLVLEMAQKQSMDESLHLGWELEQLAKTPELTETPQKSLGEEVNELTSSRLLKLEKDNQTLLKTVEELRGAAGQDTVAKLAKLTQENQKLNQKFEHLQSELTADRESLRSAESLSTDLMKEKALLEKTLETLRENSERQMKGLEQENKHLSQTVSSLRQRCQVGAEARVKDVEKENRVLHESICETTAKLNKMEFERKQLRKELEVMKEKGERAEELEIQMQKLERDNESLQKKVASLGITCEKVSSLEKENTELEAEGRRLKKKLDALKNMAFQLEALEKENSQLEQENLELRRSAESLRSAGAKAAQLEAENRELESERSQLKRSLELLKASSKKTERLEVSYQGLDTENQRLQKALENSSKKIQQLEAELQEVETENQTLQRNLEELKISSKRLEQLEQENKTLEQESSQLEKDKKLLEKENKRLRQQAEIRDSKLDDNNQRISSLEKENRTMGKEMIFFRDSCTRVKDLERENKELVKQATIDKKTLITLREELVSEKLKTQQMNNDLEKLTHELEKIGLNKERLLLDEGSDDRFKLLETKLESTLKSSLEIKEEKIAALEARLQESSNLNQQLRQELKTVKKNYEALRQREEEERMVQSSPPRGGEDPQSVSKWEKESHETTRELLKVKDRLIEVERNNATLQAEKAALRSQLKQLETQSSNLQAQIVALQRQTASLQENNTTLQTQNAKLQVENSTLSSQSAALMAQNAQLQSQQSSVEGEREGALKEKEELRATYELLLRDHEKLAALHERQAAEYEALIGKHGGLKSSHKSLEQQHRDLEDKYKQLLQRKGDLEELEKNLKEQQEKMALENQTHQATADQCKLLKEENDRLNTTYRQLVRDNENLQLDHKNMKSQLNSAKLEQTKLEAEFSKLKEQYQQLDITSTKLTNQCELLSQLKGNLEEENRHLLDQIQTLMLQNRTLLEQTMESKDLFHVEQRQYIDKLNELRRQKEKLEEKIMDQYKFYDPSPPRRRGNWITLKMRKLIKPKSRERMRSLTLTPSRSESGDGFLTFPQDSQDSSSIGSGSNSLDDALQHKRSSRRRGQQSHAQGQGSSNAIKRLPFMRNRSKDKDKAKAIYRRSMSMNDLLQTMAVAGGPGAQWAGSSENLDGAEGGDAGMTGRSRRGGQRMKELAFSTNAIDCAALTLPSAGHSRAKLRLQVKDNVSCEDVAGSSDDPKSQATRPSSLHSNRTTSSNSNNNSHLTSPLEGKGTLNGSLSRPHSESSGEFSLSLDQDVWSSSGSSPVQQPTSSRSSHQSPLQLRRSLDPSSATGSPGQTQIRKTGSPGSEVLSLQQFLDEGIDPAESGSQENLTVDSPRLSTSSDHVQKERTSTKGRGILRSSSGKAAPVSSDRPPRSSGQPGRPTLRKAESTRVKGSVPIRSSLSSQGKATSVSERLDSASSTLPRASSVISTAEGTTRRTSIHDLLSKDNRQPVSVDVSPPVASTKAGVRSQPTPSEYHPISTNLKGSLITTTTTPLPKSLSLPCHSSEDPDLSTLESFLGPSFTVDSVFMDSIFSESAGKNLPFLSLNPTLVSNISGPPVTNKTSPVPPVANHISTQNQTPHSQSNGQMRSSPASLKEYREGVDPNLVNNPDQSLSPEDNQSLWYEYGCV from the exons agCAAGGtctggaggagatgaagaaacTGTTGCTGCTACTACTAGGCTGTGCTGTTCAG TGCGAGAAAAAGGAAGAGTACATTGAGCGTATCCAGACTCTGGACTTTGACAGCAAAGCTGCCATAGCATCCCACATTCAAGAG GTGACTCATAACCAGGAGAATGTAGTGGACCTGCAGTGGTTGGAAAGTGGAGAAATGCCACCTGAAGATCTGGACAGCCTCTCCAGAAACCTGGCTTTCCACCTCAAACGCCTGGTGGATGAAAGGGACATACAGCTGGAG ACTATAGTGGAGTTAACCcaggagagagactgtgtgCAGTTGTCTCCACTGGCTCCCTGTCCAACACAGTCTCCTGGCGACTCCCCCAGCATGAGAAGGACCGAAAGCAGACAACATCTCTCCGTGGAGCTGGCTGATGCCAAGGCTAAGATCAGACGCCTGCGACAAGAACT agaggagaagagtgagCAGCTTTTGGACACCAGACAGGAGCTTGAGAACATGGAGGTGGAGCTCAAGAGACTTCAGCAAGAG AGCTACCAGCTGTTGTCGGATGCCCGGTCGGCTCGGGCCTACCGTGACGAGCTGGACGCACTCAGAGAGAAAGCGATCCGTGTCGACAAACTGGAGAGCGAGCTGAGCCGATACAAGGAGAGACTTCACGACATTGAGTTTTACAAGGCCAGAGTCGAG GAGCTGAAGGAGGACAATCAAGTCCTGCTA GAGACTAAGACCATGCTGGAGGAACAGCTGGATGCGAGCAGGACCCGATCTGACAAACTGCACCTCCTGGAGAAAGAGAATCTGCAGCTCAAATCCAAGATCCATGACCTGGAAATG GAGCGGGACTTGGACCGTAAGCGTATGGAGGAGCTGTTGGAAGAGAACCTTGTGCTTGAAATGGCCCAGAAACAGAGCATGGATGAGTCTCTGCACCTGGGCTGGGAGCTGGAGCAACTAGCCAAGACACCAGAGCTGACTGAAA CTCCTCAGAAGTCTCTGGGTGAGGAGGTGAATGAGTTGACCTCCAGCCGTCTGTTGAAGCTGGAGAAAGACAACCAGACCCTGCTGAAGACTGTGGAGGAGCTCAGAGGAGCAGCCGGTCAGGACACTGTGGCAAAACTGGCTAAACTCACCCAAGAAAACCAGAAACTGAACCAGAAA tttgAGCATCTGCAGAGTGagctgacagcagacagagagtcTCTACGCAGTGCTGAGTCACTCAGCACTGACCTGATGAAGGAGAAAGCTTTACTGGAGAAGACTCTTGAAACACTCAGAGAAAACTCCGAgagacag ATGAAGGGTCTAGAGCAGGAAAATAAGCATCTGAGCCAGACAGTGTCGTCTCTGCGTCAGCGCTGCCAGGTGGGTGCCGAGGCCCGGGTCAAGGATGTGGAGAAGGAGAATCGTGTTCTCCACGAGTCCATCTGCGAAACGACTGCCAAACTCAATAAGATGGAGTTTGAAAGGAAACAACTAC GTAAGGAACTTGAGGTGATGAAGGAGAAAggtgagagagcagaggagctggagatTCAGATGCAGAAGCTGGAAAGGGATAACGAGAGCCTGCAGAAAAAGGTCGCCAGTCTTGGAATCACGTGTGAAAAG GTGTCTTCTTTGGAGAAGGAGAACACGGAGCTGGAGGCAGAGGGCCGTCGTCTGAAGAAGAAGCTGGATGCTCTAAAGAACATGGCCTTCCAGCTGGAGGCTCTGGAAAAGGAGAACTCCCAGCTAGAGCAGGAGAACCTGGAGCTTCGGCGCTCGGCCGAGAGCCTCCGGTCGGCGGGGGCCAAGGCCGCTCAGCTCGAAGCCGAGAACAGGGAGCTGGAGAGCGAGAGGAGCCAGTTGAAGCGCAGCCTGGAACTGCTCAAGGCCTCATccaagaagacagagagattaGAG GTGAGTTACCAGGGCCTAGATACAGAGAACCAGCGTCTGCAGAAGGCTTTAGAGAACAGCAGCAAGAAGATCCAGCAGTTGGAGGCAGAACTGCAAGAGGTGGAGACTGAGAATCAAACTCTCCAACGCAACCTGGAGGAGCTCAAGATCTCTAGCAAACGCCTGGAGCAGCTAGAGCAGGAg AACAAGACTCTGGAGCAGGAAAGCTCCCAGctggagaaagacaagaaacTTCTGGAGAAGGAAAACAAGCGGCTAAGGCAGCAGGCCGAGATCCGTGACTCCAAGCTGGATGACAACAACCAGCGGATCTCCTCATTGGAGAAAGAGAATCGAACCATGGGCAAGGAGATGATCTTCTTCAGGGACTCCTGCACAAGGGTCAAAGACCTGGAGCGAGAGAACAAGGAGCTGGTCAAACAGGCCACCATTGATAAGAAGACCCTGATTACACTCAGAGAG gAGCTTGTGAGTGAGAAGCTAAAGACTCAGCAGATGAATAACGATCTGGAGAAACTGACCCATGAGCTGGAGAAAATTGGACTGAACAAGGAAAGGCTGCTGCTTGACGAGGGCTCAGATGACAG GTTTAAGCTCCTGGAAACCAAACTGGAGTCAACTCTGAAATCATCTCTGGAGATTAAAGAGGAGAAGATTGCTGCCCTAGAGGCCAGACTGCAGGAGTCCTCGAACCTCAACCAGCAACTTCGCCAGGAACTCAAGACA GTGAAGAAAAACTATGAAGCGCTGcgtcagagggaggaggaggagaggatggtgcAGAGCTCGCCCCCTAGAGGAGGGGAGGACCCTCAGTCTGTCAGTAAATGGGAGAAGGAGAGCCATGAAACCACCAGGGAACTGCTGAAAGTCAAAGACAGACTCATTGAGGTGGAGAGGAAT aaTGCCACACTGCAGGCTGAGAAGGCAGCCCTGAGGAGCCAGCTCAAACAACTGGAAACTCAGAGCTCCAACCTGCAGGCTCAGATAGTGGCCCTGCAGAGACAGACCGCCTCCTTACAGGAGAACAATACaacactgcagacacagaatGCCAAGCTGCAG GTGGAGAACTCTACACTGAGCTCGCAGAGTGCAGCCCTCATGGCCCAGAACGCCcagctgcagagtcagcagaGCAGCGTAGAAGGCGAGCGCGAGGGGGCGctgaaggagaaagaagagcTGAGGGCCACCTATGAGCTGCTTCTCCGTGATCACGAGAAGCTTGCGGCGCTCCATGAGCGGCAGGCGGCTGAGTACGAGGCCCTGATTGGAAAGCACGGCGGCCTGAAGAGCTCCCACAAGAGcctggagcagcagcacagggaCTTGGAGGACAA GTACAAGCAGCTCCTGCAGAGGAAGGGggacctggaggagctggagaaaaatctgaaggagcagcaggaaaagaTGGCACTGGAGAACCAAACACACCAAGCCACAGCTGACCAGTGCAAACTGctcaaagaagaaaatgataG ACTTAATACTACCTATCGTCAGCTGGTGAGGGACAATGAGAATCTCCAGCTGGACCATAAGAACATGAAGAGCCAGTTAAACAGCGCCAAGCTGGAGCAGACCAAACTGGAGGCTGAGTTCTCTAAACTGAAGGAGCAGTACCAACAGCTGGACATTACCTCCACCAAACTCACCAACCAGTGTGAA ttGTTGAGCCAGCTGAAAGgaaacctggaggaggagaatcGTCACCTGTTGGACCAGATCCAGACTCTGATGCTACAGAATCGCACGCTGCTGGAGCAGACCATGGAGAGCAAAGATCTGTTCCACGTAGAACAAAGACAATACAT AGACAAGCTAAATGAgctgaggagacagaaggagaagCTAGAGGAGAAGATCATGGACCAGTACAAGTTTTACGACCCCTCACCTCCACGCAG GCGTGGCAACTGGATCACTCTGAAGATGAGGAAGCTGATCAAGCCAAAAAGCCGAGAGAGGATGCGTTCTCTCACGCTGACTCCATCTCGCTCGGAGTCTGGCGACGGCTTTCTGACCTTTCCCCAGGATAGCCAGGACAGCTCGTCCATTGGCTCTGGCTCCAACTCGCTGGACGACGCACTCCAACATAAGAGGAGCTCCA ggaggagagggcagCAGTCCCATGCCCAAGGGCAGGGTTCTTCCAATG CTATAAAAAGGTTGCCTTTCATGAGGAACAGATCCAAGGACAAAGACAAGGCCAAGGCCATCTACCGGCGCTCCATGT CCATGAATGACCTGCTGCAGACTATGGCAGTGGCAGGCGGTCCAGGGGCTCAGTGGGCTGGCAGCTCCGAGAACCTAGACGGCGCTGAGGGCGGAGACGCCGGCATGACAGGCAGAAGCAGGCGCGGCGGGCAACGCATGAAGGAGCTCGCCTTTTCCACCAACGCCATCGACTGTGCCGCCCTCACCCTGCCCTCTGCAGGGCACAGCAGGGCCAAGCTCCGGCTTCAAGTTAAAG ATAATGTCTCCTGTGAGGATGTTGCCGGCTCCTCAGATGACCCCAAGAGTCAAG CCACCAGACCCTCCagtctccatagcaacaggaCCACCAGTAGTAATAGTAACAATAACTCCCACCTCACTTCTCCTCTGGAGGGCAAAG GCACACTGAACGGCAGCCTCAGCCGACCTCACAGTGAGAGCAGCGGCGAGTTCAGCCTGAGCTTGGACCAGGACGTGTGGtccagcagtggcagcagcccCGTCCAGCAGCCCACCTCCTCGCGCTCCTCCCACCAGAGCCCCCTGCAGCTGCGCAGGTCGCTCGACCCATCCAGCGCCACGGGCAGCCCCGGCCAGACCCAGATCAGGAAGACAGGATCCCCAGGCAGCGAGGTACTTTCCCTGCAGCAGTTCCTGGATGAGGGTATTGATCCTGCAGAG TCTGGCAGTCAGGAGAACCTCACTGTAGATTCTCCTCGCCTCTCCACTTCCTCTGACCATGTGCAGAAAGAGCGCACTTCCACAAAGGGCCGGGGCATATTACGCTCTTCCAGCGGGAAGGCAGCGCCGGTGAGCTCCGACCGCCCGCCGAGATCCTCGGGACAACCAGGTCGCCCAACCCTGCGGAAGGCGGAGAGCACCCGCGTGAAAGGCTCCGTCCCCATCCGCTCCAGCCTGTCCTCACAGGGCAAGGCCACGTCCGTCTCGGAACGCCTGGACTCCGCTTCCTCCACGCTGCCCCGAGCCAGCAGCGTCATCTCCACGGCCGAGGGCACCACGCGGCGCACCAGCATCCACGACCTGCTCTCCAAGGACAACCGGCAGCCTGTGTCGGTCGACGTCTCTCCTCCCGTCGCCTCCACCAAGGCTGGGGTGCGCTCCCAGCCTACACCCAGTGAGTACCACCCCATCAGCACCAACCTAAAAGGATCCCttatcaccaccaccaccactcctcTGCCCAAGTCACTCAGCTTACCTTGCCATAGCTCGGAGGATCCTGACCTCTCCACCCTCGAGTCTTTCCTCGGCCCTTCCTTCACTGTAGACTCAGTGTTCATGGACTCCATCTTTAGTGAGTCAGCAGGCAAAAACCTCCCCTTCCTGTCTCTAAACCCCACCCTAGTCAGCAATATCAGTGGTCCACCTGTAACAAATAAAACCTCACCTGTCCCACCTGTCGCAAACCACATTTCCACCCAAAACCAGACCCCTCACAGCCAATCAAACGGCCAGATGAGGTCCAGCCCAGCCAGTCTGAAAGAGTATAGGGAGGGCGTTGACCCCAATCTTGTGAATAATCCAGACCAGTCACTGAGCCCAGAGGACAACCAGTCTCTGTGGTACGAgtatgggtgtgtgtga